A genomic stretch from Lathyrus oleraceus cultivar Zhongwan6 chromosome 2, CAAS_Psat_ZW6_1.0, whole genome shotgun sequence includes:
- the LOC127120648 gene encoding thylakoid lumenal protein TL20.3, chloroplastic isoform X1 → MALNSLTPLSVNSSSKISNTLHFHSKSSQIICKMNLNKVTNVESNKKWRKLLSATLAAAVIVFSSDMSALADLNKFEAEIRGEFGIGSAAQFGSADLRKAVHVNENFRRANFTSADMRESDFSGSTFNGAYMEKAVAFKANFTGADLSDTLMDRMVLNEANLTNAILSRTVLTRSDLGGAVIEGADFSDAVLDLPQKLALCKYASGTNPVTGVSTRVSLGCGNKRRNAYGTPSSPLLSAPPQKLLDRDGFCDESTGLCDSK, encoded by the exons ATGGCACTTAATTCATTAACACCACTTTCAGTTAATTCAAGTTCAAAGATTTCAAACACACTTCATTTTCATTCAAAGTCCTCTCAAATTATCTGCAAAATGAACTTAAACAAG GTTACTAATGTAGAGTCCAACAAGAAATGGAGGAAACTGTTATCAGCAACATTGGCAGCTGCTGTTATTGTTTTCAGTTCTGACATGTCTGCCCTTGCTGATCTTAACAAATTTGAAGCTGAAATAAGGGGTGAATTTGGTATTGGATCTGCTGCACAATTTGGATCAGCAGACCTTAG AAAAGCGGTGCATGTGAATGAAAATTTCAG AAGAGCCAATTTCACATCTGCTGATATGAGAGAATCTGATTTTAGTGGTTCTACCTTCAATGGTGCATACATGGAGAAAGCTGTTGCATTCAAAGCAAATTTTACGG GTGCTGATTTGAGTGATACGTTGATGGATCGAATG GTTCTTAATGAAGCGAATCTCACGAATGCGATTCTTTCGAGAACAGTCCTCACGCGGAGTGATCTTGGAGGCGCCGTTATTGAAGGTGCTGACTTTAGTGATGCTGTGTTGGACCTTCCACAAAAGCTG GCTTTATGCAAGTATGCTAGCGGCACGAATCCTGTAACAGGAGTAAGCACGAGAGTGAGTTTAGGTTGCGGGAACAAACGACGAAATGCTTATGGTACCCCATCATCTCCATTGTTGAGTGCTCCACCACAGAAACTGCTTGACCGAGATGGTTTCTGCGATGAATCAACAGGCCTCTGCGACTCAAAGTAA
- the LOC127120648 gene encoding thylakoid lumenal protein TL20.3, chloroplastic isoform X2, protein MSALADLNKFEAEIRGEFGIGSAAQFGSADLRKAVHVNENFRRANFTSADMRESDFSGSTFNGAYMEKAVAFKANFTGADLSDTLMDRMVLNEANLTNAILSRTVLTRSDLGGAVIEGADFSDAVLDLPQKLALCKYASGTNPVTGVSTRVSLGCGNKRRNAYGTPSSPLLSAPPQKLLDRDGFCDESTGLCDSK, encoded by the exons ATGTCTGCCCTTGCTGATCTTAACAAATTTGAAGCTGAAATAAGGGGTGAATTTGGTATTGGATCTGCTGCACAATTTGGATCAGCAGACCTTAG AAAAGCGGTGCATGTGAATGAAAATTTCAG AAGAGCCAATTTCACATCTGCTGATATGAGAGAATCTGATTTTAGTGGTTCTACCTTCAATGGTGCATACATGGAGAAAGCTGTTGCATTCAAAGCAAATTTTACGG GTGCTGATTTGAGTGATACGTTGATGGATCGAATG GTTCTTAATGAAGCGAATCTCACGAATGCGATTCTTTCGAGAACAGTCCTCACGCGGAGTGATCTTGGAGGCGCCGTTATTGAAGGTGCTGACTTTAGTGATGCTGTGTTGGACCTTCCACAAAAGCTG GCTTTATGCAAGTATGCTAGCGGCACGAATCCTGTAACAGGAGTAAGCACGAGAGTGAGTTTAGGTTGCGGGAACAAACGACGAAATGCTTATGGTACCCCATCATCTCCATTGTTGAGTGCTCCACCACAGAAACTGCTTGACCGAGATGGTTTCTGCGATGAATCAACAGGCCTCTGCGACTCAAAGTAA